In Vespula vulgaris chromosome 10, iyVesVulg1.1, whole genome shotgun sequence, the following are encoded in one genomic region:
- the LOC127067023 gene encoding fibrillin-2-like yields the protein MLLRRERKRQRNGPSWLLIVALVLLTSRVIEECNATGQRYNTPSPTQELDNTLQSVPPTGPNVCRSRFKNYCCPGWSKKPETGLCVIPVCTRRCGTGRCIRPNICLCEGGTVASTCGSISTKLSTHESSSNVDRGESGRCRVHCINGNCVDGRCQCRSGYQGEFCNEPICREPCLNQGRCIGPDRCACIYGYTGRRCETDYRTGPCYTKVKNGQCLANLQGVVCTRQLCCATVGKGWGHPCERCPMRLDCELGYLKTSQGQCVDINECEAIPGLCEGGKCVNTQGSFTCDCPEGQARDPETNECKDRDECQEEGICADGRCVNTNGGYYCLCNPGFIQSQDRRFCIDGRQGLCYTAVNRNGQCKNRLTMRLSKKDCCCGKNMGKGWGDECFICPNTGSEDYNRLCAQQPQQFTVINECALRPEICGNGKCVDTKEGYECECYPGFTKRNGRCEDIDECQLGYCQGGTCRNYEGSFICQCPPGFTVSGEGKYCTDHDECQDTGMCNNGHCINMNGSFRCKCNDGYTLSPTKNTCIDINECTENPRICLNGRCENTPGSYHCICQSGFTPSRDNTFCVDMDECSTSGMCENGKCVNMEGSFKCVCDSGFRIGPDQSHCIDIDECLSAPCQNGRCINTLGSFRCECHPGFNLGPDGRSCLDTRRDLCYSQYRDGQCSNPTSTAVTKSSCCCCTIILGQPMGWGSTCQPCPLPGTSEFDSLCPHGAGMTYNGDDINECAQNPNICINGGCENLMGTYRCICDNGYEVDATGKICSDINECELEESLCSGGQCRNTPGGYQCICPTGTRLKTENQMCEDIDECEELGPDVCFNGICVNVPESYECECSPGYILDNTGHICMDNRKGSCWTKMVDGRCENNLPRVALRSECCCSVGVAWGSPCEVCDHSLCECSKGYAKVDGKSCVDVNECELNAGICRGGGTCVNTDGSYRCECPPGLTLDPTHTTCVDTREETCYLEYRHGQCSTAIEGHFSKSLCCCSVGRAWGSEKCEACPKTGTHAHSELCPRGIGFTERQDINECVEFPGMCVNGRCKNTVGSYSCRCNQGFALDEHGIKCNDIDECEIMHGVCGNGTCRNTPGNFQCDCNSGYRSSDIMKICMDINECEETQGLCRGGTCVNTEGGFKCQCPPGHELSPDKDSCKDIDECSRTSGICSNGICENMMGTYQCICDDGYQQTGHKSHCEDINECLVNNGGCEDICINTPGSFSCSCGTGYALNLDSRSCSDVDECKENPRICNGGKCSNIPGGYICTCTDGLLPGRDGASCVDIDECVTQPQICGYGECHNTIGSFECRCEEGYSVKPDAGSACTDDDECLLNAYTCSEFAECQNTQGSYECTCHEGFTGNGIECRDINECLTNNGGCDSNAQCINTEGSFKCVCDAGFRGDGYTCKDIDECANDNTLCENGHCLNYPGSFRCECEMGFMHPDENNEQACVDINECDMFSNLCVFGRCENIFGMFRCECNEGYKLDGSGGNCTDIDECESPQSCQYGTCINTQGKYICQCPPHYELVDAGNACVDRRDGFCYAGFEHGTGRPQCVFEMSTLVTKATCCCSIGTAWGNRCEECPKPGTKEFEELCPGGMGYRPNRVTVILEDINECEEHENICQNGHCTNTFGSFMCSCNEGFVLDDMKTSCVDINECALHPYICSVGRCINDQGKYHCECPEGYITMPGGKECVDTRKESCYLTYESGQCFNPMAQPQTKMLCCCSMGAAWGSPCERCPPERTREHEILCGLVPGQIMNPITNHTEEIDECALMPTMCTHGRCLNTPGSFECQCEQGYVYDQDSHQCIDENECLQIPNPCSGNAQCINQQGYFECICPAGYKLGISRRDCIDIDECFERSGICNNAACNNLQGSFQCVCHSGFTLTHDRENCVDIDECQRNPNICNNGTCINILGSYKCQCYDGFKLSPNNDCADIDECRIMPFLCRNGRCRNTVGTFICECADGYILAQDRQHCRDVDECHEIPGLCPYPGKCQNLMGSYICSCPPGYELNNERRRCVDIDECIETIGICENGQCINTDGGVICECPVGFQLSDKPNSMRCIDVREEQCYDSYRRGQCSFPRKGGMTKKHCCCTMGKAWGKYCEQCPPENSEDFRRLCPEGVGRDDTGIDLNECLFMPDACSGGECINTDGSFRCECPSGYILDETGRRCIDNNECLTVQNICGNGTCTNIDGGFECSCNEGFTPGVNQICEDVNECLELGNQCAFRCHNAPGSFRCICPYGYTLAPDGRHCIDVDECATPANNCKYQCKNLIGTFMCICPPGYQQIGMADECKDINECAINSGLCRHGRCVNLEGSYQCYCYDGFEQSVDGKSCIDRRVGYCFLQTIGGRCTARTSELRTVTKADCCCTMGAAWGPHCEICPSRDSDDYNELCLDKGFSLDGQDIDECKTIPDLCRNGICINTMGSYRCICNKGYKSDKSGAHCIDVNECELTPKPCKYNCQNTEGSFICSCPAGFILNPDGISCRDLDECATGNHLCQQNCVNTQGSYTCGCREGYTQDGDACHDIDECEQPGTCPKPGTCVNTLGSFRCICPRGFKLDQSGRFCTDHNECADDSNCEHGCQNFMGSYRCGCPEGFVQHLYYSQCIDENECSNSPCGENTCINTIGSYKCGCPDGYQFDNNLQICVQVSAGCLGSPCAFGCTPNGANGFICGCPTGYQRIGQGHCLSTINPLSQSNYGEEIGNVPTYVINPDPYHIPPADDKTISTEGCFSCKINGKGRRRRGARIRSVDEELQQKRDELMKRRVTRKARRHHHGEEHVMKISLRQTKHRMRIIKLQPAIKDEDMEYTIVRGNKHENFEIAKDHGIWALHFRSRLKKPGQFRIVIHGRPRNGITAENEIWEKPLTFRIHLIVTE from the exons ATGTTACTTCGACGTGAAAGGAAACGTCAAAGGAATGGACCCTCGTGGTTGTTGATCGTAGCTTTGGTCCTTCTTACGAGTCGAGTCATCGAAGAATGCAATGCGACGGGACAACGTTATAACACGCCTAGTCCTACGCAGGAGTTGGATAATACATTGCAAAGCGTACCACCGACTGG GCCTAACGTGTGCAGATCGAGGTTCAAGAATTATTGTTGTCCAGGATGGTCGAAGAAACCGGAAACGGGACTCTGCGTTATTC CTGTATGCACAAGGAGATGTGGTACGGGAAGATGCATAAGGCCAAACATATGTCTCTGCGAGGGTGGTACTGTGGCATCCACTTGTGGTTCGATTTCAACAAAAC TATCGACTCACGAAAGTAGCAGTAACGTTGATCGAGGAGAGTCAGGTAGATGTAGAGTACACTGTATCAATGGTAATTGCGTCGATGGGAGATGTCAATGTCGAAGCGGATATCAAGGAGAGTTTTGTAACGAGC cCATATGTCGAGAACCTTGTTTGAATCAAGGTAGATGTATCGGTCCGGATCGTTGCGCTTGCATCTATGGATACACCGGAAGACGTTGCGAAACAGATTACAGAACTGGTCCTTGTTATACGAAAGTAAAGAATGGTCAATGCTTGGCGAATTTACAGGGTGTCGTTTGTACGAGACAGTTGTGTTGCGCCACCGTTGGTAAAGGCTGGGGTCATCCTTGCGAGAGATGTCCCATGAGACTCGATTGCGAATTGGGTTATTTAAAGACCAGTCAAGGTCAATGCGTAG ATATCAACGAATGCGAGGCAATTCCGGGGTTATGCGAAGGTGGAAAGTGCGTTAATACTCAAGGATCGTTTACTTGCGATTGTCCCGAAGGACAAGCTAGAGATCCCGAGACGAACGAGTGCAAAGATCGAGACGAGTGTCAAGAGGAAGGAATATGTGCTGACGGCCGATGTGTGAACACCAATGGTGGCTATTATTGTCTTTGTAATCCTGGATTCATACAGAGTCAAGATCGCAGATTTTGTATTG ACGGAAGACAAGGACTTTGCTATACCGCAGTGAATAGAAATGGTCAATGCAAGAATAGATTAACTATGAGACTGAGTAAAAAGGATTGTTGCTGTGGCAAGAATATGGGTAAAGGATGGGGAGACGAATGCTTCATTTGTCCTAATACTGGAAGTG AAGATTACAACAGGCTTTGCGCGCAACAACCGCAACAATTCACGGTGATAAACGAGTGTGCCTTAAGACCTGAAATATGTGGCAATGGCAAATGCGTCGATACGAAGGAAGGTTACGAATGCGAGTGTTATCCTGGATTTACGAAGAGGAATGGTCGTTGCGAGGACATTGACGAGTGTCAATTAGGATACTGTCAAGGTGGTACTTGTCGAAATTATGAAGGAAGTTTTATTTGTCAATGTCCACCGGGATTCACTGTCTcaggagaaggaaaatattgCACGG ATCACGATGAATGTCAAGATACTGGAATGTGCAATAATGGCCATTGCATCAATATGAATGGTTCCTTCAGATGCAAATGCAACGACGGCTACACGTTATCGCCAACCAAAAATACGTGTATAG ATATCAACGAGTGTACCGAGAATCCACGGATATGTTTGAATGGTCGTTGCGAGAATACGCCAGGATCTTATCACTGCATCTGTCAGTCAGGATTTACACCTTCGAGAGATAATACTTTTTGCGTGGATATGGACGAGTGTTCTACCAGTGGAATGTGCGAAAATGGAAAGTGCGTCAATATGGAAGGTTCTTTCAAATGCGTTTGTGATTCTGGCTTTCGTATTGGACCCGATCAAAGTCATTGCATAG ACATCGACGAATGTTTAAGTGCACCCTGCCAAAATGGACGATGCATCAATACTCTTGGAAGTTTTCGATGCGAGTGTCATCCAGGATTTAATTTGGGACCCGATGGTAGATCCTGTTTAg ATACAAGAAGAGACCTTTGTTACTCGCAATATAGAGATGGTCAATGTTCTAATCCAACTTCAACAGCAGTGACTAAATcgagttgttgttgttgtactATAATACTTGGACAACCTATGGGTTGGGGTAGCACATGTCAACCTTGCCCTTTACCTGGTACCTCAGAGTTTGATTCTCTTTGTCCTCATGGTGCTGGAATGACATACAACGGCGATG ACATAAACGAATGTGCCCAAAATCCAAACATTTGTATAAATGGCGGCTGTGAAAATCTGATGGGTACTTATCGTTGTATTTGCGACAATGGCTATGAAGTTGATGCGACAGGGAAAATTTGTAGCGATATAAATGAATGCGAGCTGGAGGAATCCTTATGTAGTGGTGGTCAATGTAGGAATACACCTGGTGGCTATcag tgCATTTGTCCGACTGGTACAAGACTGAAAACTGAGAATCAAATGTGCGAGGACATCGACGAGTGCGAAGAATTAGGGCCAGACGTTTGTTTCAATGGAATTTGTGTGAACGTTCCTGAATCGTACGAATGCGAATGTTCTCCAGGCTATATACTTGACAATACTGGACATATTTGCATGG ACAATAGAAAAGGATCCTGCTGGACCAAAATGGTAGATGGTCGATGCGAGAACAATTTACCTAGAGTTGCTCTAAGATCGGAATGTTGTTGCTCCGTTGGAGTTGCTTGGGGAAGTCCTTGCGAAGTTTGCGACCATTCTCTTTGCGAATGTTCCAAAGGATACGCCAAAGTGGATGGTAAATCTTGTGTCGATGTTAACGAGTGCGAACTTAATGCTGGTATATGCAGAGGAGGTGGTACGTGTGTTAACACCGATGGATCTTATCGTTGCGAATGCCCTCCTGGTTTGACTCTGGATCCGACTC ACACAACTTGCGTCGATACCAGAGAAGAAACTTGCTACTTGGAATACCGTCATGGTCAATGTTCAACGGCAATCGAAGGACACTTCTCCAAGAGTCTTTGTTGTTGTTCCGTTGGTCGTGCTTGGGGTAGCGAAAAGTGTGAAGCCTGTCCAAAGACAGGAACTCACGCTCATTCGGAATTATGTCCTAGAGGGATTGGATTTACCGAACGTCAGGATATTAACGAATGCGTCGAATTTCCTGGCATGTGTGTTAACGGTAGATGTAAGAATACCGTCGGTAGTTACAGTTGCAGGTGCAATCAAGGATTTGCTTTGGACGAACATGGCATCAAATGTAACG ATATCGATGAGTGTGAGATTATGCACGGTGTATGCGGTAATGGTACATGTCGAAACACACCTGGCAATTTCCAATGCGATTGTAACTCTGGTTATCGTAGTAGTGAcattatgaaaatttgtatgg ACATAAACGAATGCGAGGAGACTCAAGGTTTGTGCAGAGGTGGTACCTGTGTGAATACCGAAGGTGGATTCAAATGTCAGTGTCCACCAGGACACGAGTTGAGTCCTGACAAGGATTCTTGCAAGGATATCGATGAGTGTTCTAGAACAAGTGGTATATGTTCCAATGGAATCTGCGAGAACATGATGGGCACTTATCAATGCATATGCGACGACGGTTATCAACAAACAGGACACAAATCTCATTGCGAGGATATAAATGAATGTCTCGTGAACAATGGTGGCTGCGAAGATATTTGTATAAACACACCTGGCAGTTTCTCCTGTTCGTGCGG TACGGGCTACGCGCTGAACTTGGACAGTCGTTCTTGTTCCGACGTGGACGAGTGTAAAGAAAATCCTCGAATCTGTAACGGTGGGAAGTGCTCGAATATACCGGGTgggtacatatgtacgtgcaCGGATGGATTATTACCAGGAAGGGATGGCGCGTCTTGTGTCG ACATCGACGAATGCGTAACGCAACCACAAATCTGCGGTTATGGAGAATGTCACAATACGATTGGATCTTTCGAGTGTCGTTGCGAGGAAGGTTACTCCGTGAAGCCTGATGCAGGATCAGCGTgtaccgacgacgacgaatgtTTATTAAATGCTTATACCTGTAGCGAGTTTGCCGAATGTCAGAACACTCAGGGTTCTTACGAATGTACTTGTCACGAAGGTTTCACTGGAAATGGTATCGAGTGTAGGGATATTAATGAATGTCTTACCAATAACGGCGGATGTGATTCTAATGCTCAATGCATCAATACCGAGGGTTCCTTCAAG TGCGTCTGCGATGCTGGTTTCAGGGGCGACGGTTATACTTGTAAGGACATCGATGAGTGTGCAAACGACAATACTCTTTGCGAGAATGGTCATTGTTTGAATTATCCTGGTTCGTTCCGTTGCGAGTGTGAAATGGGCTTTATGCATCCAGACGAGAACAACGAGCAAGCTTGCGTGGACATAAACGAATGCGACATGTTCAGTAATCTCTGTGTGTTCGGTCGATGCGAAAACATTTTTGGTATGTTCCGTTGCGAATGTAACGAGGGTTACAAGCTGGATGGTTCTGGTGGTAATTGTACGGATATCGACGAATGCGAGAGTCCACAGTCTTGTCAATATGGAACGTGTATAAATACTCAAGGAAAATATATCTGTCAGTGTCCGCCTCATTACGAATTGGTCGATGCTGGAAACGCTTGCGTCG ACAGGCGCGACGGTTTCTGTTACGCCGGTTTCGAGCATGGTACCGGCAGACCACAATGTGTTTTCGAGATGTCCACGTTAGTAACAAAGGCAACGTGTTGTTGCAGCATTGGTACCGCTTGGGGTAATCGTTGCGAAGAATGTCCCAAGCCAGGGACGAAAGAATTCGAGGAACTCTGTCCTGGTGGTATGGGCTATAGGCCAAACCGTGTCACTGTCATATTGGAAGACATTAACGAGTGCGAGGAACATGAGAATATATGTCAGAATGGTCATTGCACCAATACCTTTGGCAGTTTTATGTGTTCTTGCAACGAGGGTTTCGTTCTGGACGACATGAAAACAAGCTGCGTCG ATATAAACGAGTGCGCGTTACATCCATACATATGTAGCGTGGGTCGTTGCATCAACGACCAGGGCAAGTATCACTGCGAGTGTCCCGAAGGCTATATAACCATGCCAGGAGGAA AGGAATGTGTCGACACGAGGAAAGAATCCTGTTATCTTACATACGAATCTGGACAATGCTTCAATCCTATGGCTCAACCACAGACGAAAATGTTATGTTGCTGTTCGATGGGAGCAGCCTGGGGTAGTCCATGCGAAAGATGCCCACCCGAGAGGACAC gTGAGCATGAAATTTTATGTGGATTGGTACCAGGACAAATCATGAATCCGATAACTAATCACACCGAAGAAATCGACGAGTGTGCTCTTATGCCAACTATGTGTACTCATGGTCGTTGTTTGAACACACCTGGCAGTTTCGAGTGCCAATGCGAACAAGGATACGTTTATGATCAGGATTCGCATCAATGTATCGATGAAAACGAATGCTTGCAA ATACCAAATCCTTGTAGCGGTAATGCTCAATGCATCAACCAACAAGGATATTTCGAATGTATTTGTCCTGCTGGATACAAATTAGGTATCAGTCGACGAGACTGCATCGACATTGATGAATGCTTCGAACGATCGGGTATATGCAATAACGCTGCTTGCAACAATCTACAGGGTAGCTTCCAATGCGTTTGCCATTCTGGTTTTACTTTGACTCACGATCGAGAAAATTGCGTTGACATCGACGAATGTCAACGAAATCCAAATATTTGTAACAATGGTACTTGCATAAATATTCTTGGTTCTTACAAGTGTCAATGTTACGATGGCTTCAAGTTGAGCCCTAACAACGATTGCGCTG acaTCGACGAATGTAGGATAATGCCTTTCCTCTGTCGCAATGGCAGATGTCGTAACACCGTTGGTACTTTCATTTGTGAATGTGCCGATGGTTATATATTGGCTCAAGATAGACAACATTGTCGTGATGTCGATGAATGTCACGag ATACCTGGCTTGTGTCCATATCCAGGAAAATGTCAGAATTTAATGGGATCGTACATATGTAGTTGTCCACCAGGTTACGAATTGaacaacgaaagaagaagatgcgTTG ACATAGACGAGTGTATAGAGACGATAGGTATCTGCGAAAACGGTCAATGTATTAACACGGACGGCGGTGTTATCTGTGAATGTCCAGTTGGCTTTCAATTGAGTGACAAACCTAATTCCATGAGATGCATCGACGTTAGAGAGGAACAATGCTACGATAGTTATAGACGTGGCCAATGCTCTTTCCCTCGGAAAGGTGGAATGACGAAGAAACATTGTTGTTGTACCATGGGTAAAGCTTGGGGAAAATATTGCGAGCAATGTCCACCAGAGAATAgtg AGGATTTTAGAAGATTGTGTCCAGAAGGAGTAGGTCGGGATGACACTGGTATTGATCTGAACGAATGTCTTTTCATGCCGGATGCCTGTTCCGGTGGCGAGTGTATAAATACCGATGGATCCTTCCGATGCGAATGTCCATCTGGTTACATTTTGGATGAAACTGGAAGACGTTGCATCGATAATAACGAATGTTTAACAGTTCAGAATATTTGCGGCAACGGTACCTGCACCAACATAGATGGTGGTTTCGAGTGTTCCTGTAACGAAGGTTTCACGCCAGGTGTCAATCAGATTTGTGAGGATGTAAACGAGTGCCTTGAATTAGGTAATCAATGTGCCTTTAGGTGTCACAATGCTCCTGGATCATTCAGATGTATCTGTCCATACGGATATACTTTGGCTCCTGATGGAAGACACTGTATTG ACGTCGACGAGTGTGCCACACCAGCGAACAATTGCAAATACCAATGCAAAAATCTTATCGGCACGTTCATGTGCATTTGTCCACCTGGATATCAACAAATTGGTATGGCCGATGAATGTAAGGACATTAACGAGTGTGCTATTAATTCTGGACTATGTAGACACGGTCGTTGCGTCAATTTAGAAGGAAGTTATCAATGTTACTGTTACGATGGTTTTGAACAAAGTGTCGACGGAAAATCTTGTATTG ATCGTAGAGTTGGTTATTGTTTCCTGCAAACGATCGGTGGTAGATGTACAGCAAGGACCTCAGAATTACGTACAGTAACTAAAGCGGATTGTTGTTGTACGATGGGTGCTGCATGGGGTCCACATTGCGAGATATGTCCTTCGAGAGACTCGGACGATTACAATGAATTATGTTTGGACAAGGGCTTCTCTTTAGACGGCCAAg ATATCGATGAATGTAAGACGATACCGGATTTGTGTAGAAACGGAATATGCATTAACACTATGGGTTCCTATAGATGTATTTGCAACAAGGGATACAAATCTGATAAATCAGGAGCACATTGCATAG ACGTGAACGAATGCGAATTAACTCCCAAGCCGTGCAAATACAATTGTCAAAACACTGAAGGAAGCTTTATATGTTCCTGTCCTGCCGGTTTCATACTAAATCCTGATGGCATCAGTTGTCGTGACTTGGATGAGTGTGCGACAGGAAACCATCTTTGTCAACAAAATTGTGTAAATACTCAAGGAAGCTATACCTGCGGTTGTCGCGAAGGATACACTCAAGACGGAGATGCTTGTCACG atattgaTGAGTGTGAACAACCTGGGACTTGTCCGAAACCGGGTACGTGCGTCAATACGCTTGGCAGTTTCCGATGTATCTGTCCAAGAGGATTTAAGCTCGATCAGTCTGGAAGATTTTGTACCGATCATAACGAATGTGCCGACGATAGTAACTGCGAACATGGTTGTCAA aactTTATGGGAAGTTATCGTTGCGGATGTCCGGAAGGATTTGTTCAACATCTCTATTACAGTCAGTGCATAGACGAAAACGAATGTAGCAATTCTCCGTGCGGTGAAAATACTTGTATTAACACTATTGGAAGTTACAAGTGTGGTTGTCCTGACGGTTATcagtttgataataatttacagaTTTGCGTTCAA gTCAGCGCAGGTTGTTTGGGATCTCCCTGTGCTTTTGGATGCACACCTAACGGAGCTAATGGTTTTATTTGCGGCTGTCCTACCGGTTATCAACGAATAGGACAA GGTCATTGTTTGTCTACGATTAATCCGTTATCTCAATCCAATTATGGAGAAGAAATTGGTAATGTACCAACGTATGTAATCAATCCGGATCCTTATCATATTCCACCAGCTGACGATAAGACTATCTCTACGGAAGGATGTTTCTCTTGCAAG ATAAATGGTAAAGGAAGACGTAGAAGAGGCGCGCGAATTAGATCGGTTGACGAAGAGTTACAACAAAAACGAGACGAATTAATGAAAAGACGAGTTACTCGAAAAGCAAGAAGACACCATCACGGGGAGGAACACGTTATGAAGATCAGTTTGCGTCAGACGAAGCATAGAATGAGGATTATTAAGTTGCAACCTGCTATAAAg GACGAAGATATGGAATATACGATCGTTCGAGGTAACAAACATGAAAACTTTGAAATTGCAAAGGATCATGGAATTTGGGCACTCCATTTCCGTAGTCGTTTGAAAAAACCAGGCCAATTCCGTATAGTTATACACGGTCGTCCAAGAAACGGTATAACCGCGGAAAATGAAATTTGGGAGAAACCGTTGACATTTAGAATTCATCTTATAGTCACCGAATGA
- the LOC127067100 gene encoding galactose mutarotase-like, which translates to MAAQDTIIQEDGFGFVPRPDIKAYGRSYEIVRRYTLTNKQKATVRLISWGAGIQSIKVPNKKGVLGDVVLGFDDMNGYLENRYTGSIIGRLVNRVANGKMRIQKTIYSLSINDKCERDHIHGGVVGFDNVNWNSYILNKQVVMSHLSPAGREGYPGYMLTQVKYTWTDDNQLHINIRATATEPTPANVTNYCLLNLAGHAAGPKELKKHVVTINADSWTFMDIKDYLPTGVIHSVENTVYDLRLPTQLTKEILYRVPGGGYNHNLCICSPSSWCYRFHARIIHPESGRTLEIYSNHPGLQFYTGNDLPDPELLYPPDSEDYIPEFCDYRNYINSTIYGKEGVPYRRHGAFVLAPQNYPNAINIDNFPSCILYPGKVYVHDMTYKFGLLTKN; encoded by the exons ATGGCTGCCCAAGATACTATTATCCAAGAAGATGGCTTTGGATTTGTACCGAGACCAGATATTAAGGCATATGGAAGATCTTATGAGATAGTGAGAag ATATACCTTgacgaataaacaaaaagcaaCGGTTCGATTGATATCCTGGGGAGCGGGAATACAATCTATCAAAGTACCTAATAAAAAAGGTGTATTAGGTGACGTTGTTTTAGGATTTGATGACATGAACG GATATTTGGAGAACAGGTATACAGGAAGTATCATTGGCCGGCTAGTAAATCGCGTTGCTAATGGTAAAATGCGTATTCAGAAGACTATCTATTCCTTGTCGATCAATGACAAATGTGAAAGGGATCACATTCATGGCGGAGTAGTTGGGTTTGATAATGTTAATTGGAATTCGTATATATTGAACAAACAAGTG gtaaTGTCTCATCTAAGTCCTGCGGGTAGAGAAGGATATCCCGGTTATATGTTGACGCAAGTGAAATATACTTGGACGGACGATAATCAATTGCATATCAACATTCGTGCTACTGCTACCGAGCCAACACCAGCTAACGTCACTAATTATTGTTTGTTAAATTTGGCCGGCCAT gCTGCGGGTcctaaagaattaaaaaaacacGTTGTAACGATAAATGCCGATAGTTGGACGTTCATGGATATCAAAGACTATTTGCCGACCGGTGTTATTCATTCTGTCGAGAATACGGTCTATGACTTACGCTTACCGACACAATTAACCAAAGAAATACTTTATCGCGTACCGGGAGGAGGTTACAACCATAATCTATGTATTTGTAGTCCAAGTTCTTGGTGTTATCGATTTCATGCTAG GATCATACATCCTGAATCAGGAAGGactttagaaatttattccaATCATCCTGGCTTACAATTTTATACTGGAAACGATTTGCCTGATCCTGAACTTCTTTATCCACCAGATAGCGAGGATTATATACCAGAATTTTGTGATTACAGG AATTACATAAATTCGACGATTTATGGAAAAGAAGGTGTTCCTTATCGCCGACACGGAGCTTTCGTTCTAGCCCCACAAAATTATCCAAACGCtattaatatagataattttcCTTCTTGTATTCTTTATCCTGGTAAAGTTTACGTCCATGATATGACCTATAAATTTGGTTTGTTaaccaaaaattaa